A genome region from Candidatus Poribacteria bacterium includes the following:
- a CDS encoding ABC transporter ATP-binding protein, whose product MSVGQITLTSVTKRFGDTVAVDDVSLQIEGGEFFSLLGPSGCGKTTTLRIIGGFVYPTTGEVHINDELMAETPPYRRPVNTVFQNYALFPHKTVAQNIAFGLQMKKASKSEISDAVERSLDLIRLPGYGHRKPSELSGGERQRVALARALINEPTILLLDEPLSALDLKLRKQMQSELKALQRKVGITFVYVTHDQGEALALSDRIAVMNGGKILQVGTPSEIYDSPQSRFVADFIGTSNFLEGTLISENEVALTIEPSSKIVCAPTSDIPLNTPVTVAIRPERIDLKTTPTADAVNLLHGTIQDESYLGTTLQYTVQTDYPTPLIAHQQNTGTKDIHHFQRGDTVYLQWAPENAIVLKTEED is encoded by the coding sequence ATGTCTGTAGGACAGATTACGCTTACATCTGTAACAAAACGGTTCGGTGATACAGTCGCAGTTGATGATGTGTCGTTACAGATAGAGGGTGGAGAGTTTTTTTCCTTGCTTGGACCGAGCGGGTGCGGCAAAACGACAACGCTTCGTATCATCGGTGGATTTGTGTACCCTACCACTGGAGAGGTTCACATCAACGATGAATTGATGGCAGAAACACCGCCTTATCGCCGTCCGGTCAACACCGTCTTCCAAAATTACGCCCTGTTTCCACACAAAACCGTCGCACAGAATATCGCATTCGGACTACAAATGAAAAAGGCATCGAAATCAGAAATTTCAGATGCCGTTGAACGTTCATTAGATTTAATTCGGTTACCAGGGTACGGACATAGGAAACCGAGCGAACTCTCCGGTGGCGAAAGACAGCGTGTGGCACTCGCTCGCGCGTTAATCAATGAACCCACCATCCTATTGTTAGATGAGCCACTCTCGGCACTCGATCTCAAACTCCGAAAACAGATGCAATCGGAACTCAAGGCATTGCAACGCAAAGTCGGTATTACGTTCGTCTATGTCACGCATGATCAAGGTGAAGCGTTGGCACTCTCTGATCGTATCGCGGTAATGAATGGCGGGAAAATCCTTCAGGTCGGGACACCCTCTGAAATCTACGATTCACCGCAGAGTCGTTTCGTCGCGGACTTTATTGGTACCTCCAATTTCCTTGAAGGAACACTTATCAGCGAAAACGAGGTTGCACTGACAATAGAACCATCGTCTAAAATTGTCTGCGCACCGACCAGCGATATTCCCTTAAACACACCTGTCACCGTTGCGATCCGTCCAGAACGTATTGACCTGAAAACAACTCCGACCGCTGATGCCGTGAATCTCTTACATGGCACCATTCAGGACGAAAGTTACCTCGGCACAACGCTACAATACACGGTGCAGACCGATTACCCAACGCCACTTATCGCTCACCAACAGAATACGGGCACGAAAGACATACATCACTTCCAACGCGGTGATACAGTCTATCTGCAATGGGCACCTGAAAATGCGATTGTCCTGAAAACTGAAGAAGACTAA